The following proteins are co-located in the Tachysurus vachellii isolate PV-2020 chromosome 19, HZAU_Pvac_v1, whole genome shotgun sequence genome:
- the LOC132862344 gene encoding uncharacterized protein LOC132862344: MVRSVTHVLEAKDSDAEVLAWLNHTLQSGFNTVEQTCSGAAFCQLMDVLYPGCIDLQNVKFRIEDKMDIFNNYKILEGTFIKTSINKTLEIEKLVNGNSTDALNLLRWFKVFFEHNFSGRSYNPIEARGGKILEPCVPKKPNSLVQLDNSALPGRISENADMERKVPDSFYSSRVLCFIRKYCPSVSASTDPYITCCKAKQVLGLKYPKDIAAFCKQAPYCLYVYHEGEKSYVVLIGYFDQTAGETKVRLLDVIEETRAALMTCLVETLKKFEISPANLATFYSNAPNLTELISGLKALNPGTIFLCSLTNVLEQACHGGITAMELSEQIQDLIKEVHRHYPSLPDFLKEQLNNMADFSLTPSLMSHCLSLRTTIYGMTLAWSDLLQYFNSESAKSEINKHICSLLSDETLRLSFLFLSHALQPLCRFQESLECGKDVRTLLQDAWSLVHIYTCSFLTPKAVERFLRRGNLGSHLPRDKVKVGEEVMGYLSQNNTELTGARELFYKRAVSFYTAVSCSIFKNLPIPDAALRTIDTLLSPEGKLEVTAKAVSDLAVHFGLCACGEDVSLLTDEFLEYQFAEQEDVLVGSAVQTLEHYWKSELRIMGKISLFRKLILCLLALPKTLRMERIFAQMFEGADHCTDSDEREEKMECSDAIDMVHDNDDGDVTDTSSYKSAPSHPPSPETQECSTLEVIDLTEEEDDILMVMNASSSGPDVEIKQGNPAKDISVPIIIDDDDDMDDVMRTNTLYPEKKHNSSLAPNNEMENSYQDGKPFAAGEMVWGRVKGFVLIPGLVYRWTDGKPKRHIRKVVWFGDGIVSKVHPDDLLPYFVFAQCFCPDFFALETTYKDAIFHSLQVAAERAGKVFSLRSDSKDDLIKAMLDWAIGGFKPSGPNGLKPRSREDECLKMLDQNLQKCIEIPQTKEQLVKLYNLKEVSVCLKRLSVKLQNGRLVLKDNNLSKKLSHPKSEKSSLKKDNQPASSKQKSVPKNEASTRSSAGQDKEYYYRYQMAQKVLVKGKSIEDFCLSCGSAQIEIFHPLFEGSLCLKCKDNFTETLYRYDEDGYQSYCTVCCAGQEVILCGHHSCSRSYCVDCLDILIGEGTFNQLKDLDPWICYMCAPEKSSGALRPRHDWSIRVQEFFAANNKAMEFELHRVYPSIPAKQRRPIRVLSLFDGISTGYLVLKDLGFKVEAYVASEIDEESITISVVNHSGKITHVNDVRGITQEHIEKWGPFDLLIGGSPCNDLSIVNPARKGLFEGTGRLFFEYYRLLNIMKPKDDDPRPFFWLFENVVFMNTRDKADICRFLECNPVLVDAVKVSPAHRARYFWGNLPGMNRPIIASQNDKLTLQECLEVGRTAKYVKVRTITTRTNSIKQGNNDQHFPVSMNGKDDGLWITELEKIFGFPKHYTDVKNMNRIQRQKVLGKSWSVPVIRHLFAPLKDYFACEEVPLK, from the exons ATGGTGCGGAGTGTGACGCATGTATTAGAAGCCAAAGATAGTGATGCTGAGGTGCTGGCCTGGCTCAATCACACGTTGCAGTCTGGATTCAACACTGTGGAGCAAACATGCTCAG GTGCTGCCTTCTGCCAGTTAATGGACGTGCTTTACCCTGGCTGTATTGACTTACAAAATGTAAAGTTCAGAATAGAGGATAAAATGGATATATTCAATAATTACAAGATACTTGAAGGTACCTTCATCAAGACTTCCATCAATAAA ACATTGGAGATTGAAAAGTTGGTCAACGGCAATTCCACAGATGCCTTAAATCTACTGAGGTGGTTCAAAGTGTTTTTTGAACACAATTTTTCAGGACGTAGTTACAATCCTATAGAGGCTCGAGGTGGAAAAATTCTGGAACCCTGTGTCCCTAAGAAACCAAACTCTCTTGTGCAGCTGGACAATT CAGCACTTCCAGGCAGGATTAGTGAAAATGCTGACATGGAGAGAAAAGTTCCGGATTCTTTTTACTCCAGCCGGGTGTTGTGTTTTATCAGGAAATACTGTCCATCTGTCTCAGCCAGCACTGACCCATATATTACATGTTGCAAAGCCAAGCAAGTGCTGGGTCTAAAATACCCAAAAGACATTGCAGCTTTTTGTAAGCAGGCCCCttactgtctgtatgtgtacCATGAAGGGGAGAAATCATACGTGGTCTTGATTGGGTATTTCGACCAGACTGCTGGAGAGACCAAAGTGAGGCTGCTTGATGTTATTGAGGAGACACGTGCTGCCTTAATGACCTGTCTTGTGGAGACTCTTAAAAAGTTTGAGATCAGTCCAGCCAACCTTGCAACATTTTATTCCAATGCACCTAATCTTACAGAGTTGATTTCAGGCCTGAAAGCATTGAATCCAGGCACTATTTTTCTGTGCAGCCTTACAAATGTTCTAGAACAAGCATGTCATGGAGGAATTACAGCAATGGAGCTTTCAGAACAGATCCAGGATCTGATTAAGGAAGTCCACCGACACTACCCTTCCCTACCAGACTTTCTAAAGGAACAGCTTAATAATATGGCAGACTTCAGTCTCACCCCTTCTTTGATGTCTCATTGTCTCAGCCTCAGAACAACAATTTATGGAATGACCCTAGCGTGGTCAGACTTGCTGCAATACTTTAATTCCGAAAGTGCCAAGagtgaaataaataagcatATTTGTTCCCTCTTGAGTGATGAGACATTAAGGCTAAGTTTTCTGTTTCTGAGCCATGCCTTGCAGCCTCTCTGCCGATTTCAGGAGAGCTTGGAATGTGGTAAAGATGTGAGAACATTGCTCCAAGATGCCTGGAGTTTAGTTCATATTTACACATGTAGCTTTCTCACTCCTAAAGCTGTGGAACGCTTCCTCAGGAGAGGTAACTTGGGATCCCATCTACCAAGAGACAAGGTGAAGGTTGGTGAAGAGGTGATGGGATACCTAAGTCAAAATAACACCGAGCTAACTGGTGCCAGAGAACTCTTCTACAAGCGTGCTGTTTCATTCTACACAGCAGTCAGTTGCAGTATTTTTAAGAATTTACCCATTCCTGATGCTGCTCTGAGAACTATAGACACTCTCTTAAGCCCAGAAGGCAAGCTGGAAGTCACCGCAAAGGCTGTGTCTGATTTAGCTGTCCACTTTGGTCTTTGTGCTTGTGGAGAAGATGTCAGTTTGTTAACTGATGAGTTTCTTGAATATCAGTTTGCTGAACAGGAAGATGTACTCGTAGGTTCAGCTGTACAGACACTGGAACACTACTGGAAGTCTGAGCTGAGGATTATGGGAAAGATATCTCTCTTTCGAAAGCTGATCTTATGCCTGTTGGCCTTGCCTAAGACACTGAGAATGGAAAGGATTTTTGCACAA ATGTTTGAGGGTGCCGATCACTGCACAGATAGTgatgagagagaggaaaaaatggAGTGTTCTGATGCCATAGACATGGtacatgataatgatgatggggATGTTACAGACACCAGCTCTTACAAAAGTGCCCCTTCTCACCCCCCTAGCCCCGAGACTCAAGAGTGTTCAACATTAG AGGTTATTGATCTGACTGAAGAAGAGGATGATATTTTAATGGTGATGAATGCCAGCTCCTCTGGTCCAGACGTGGAAATTAAACAGGGAAACCCAG CGAAAGACATTTCAGTACCAATAattatagatgatgatgatgacatggATGATGTGATGAGGACTAATACGTTGTATCCAGAg aaaaaaCACAATAGTTCCTTAGCTCCTAATAATGAAATGGAGAATTCATACCAG GATGGGAAGCCATTCGCAGCAGGGGAGATGGTATGGGGACGGGTGAAAGGCTTTGTGCTGATTCCTGGGTTGGTgtacagatggacagatggaaaACCCAAACGACACATACGCAAGGTGGTGTGGTTTGGAGATGGTATTGTCTCTAAG GTTCATCCAGATGATCTGCTGCCTTACTTTGTATTTGCACAGTGTTTCTGCCCTGATTTCTTTGCTTTGGAGACGACGTACAAAGATGCCATCTTTCATTCTTTGCAG GTGGCTGCTGAGCGTGCTGGAAAAGTCTTTTCTCTCAGGTCAGACTCTAAGGATGACCTGATTAAAGCAATGTTGGACTGGGCCATTGGAGGTTTTAAACCATCTGGACCAAATGGACTCAAACCACGATCAAGAGAAGATG AATGCCTTAAAATGTTGGATCAGAACTTGCAAAAATGTATTGAAATCCCTCAGACTAAAGAGCAATTAGTAAAGTTATACAACTTAAAAGAAGTGTCCGTATGCTTGAAGAGACTGTCTGTGAAACTGCAGAATGGCCGGTTGGTCCTGAAGGATAACAACCTGAGTAAAAAGCTTTCACATCCAAAATCAGAAAAGTCTTccttaaaaaaagacaatcagCCAGCTTCCAGTAAACAGAAAAGTGTTCCTAAGAATGAGGCAAGTACCAGAAGCTCGGCTGGTCAAGACAAGGAATACTATTACAGAT ATCAAATGGCACAGAAGGTTTTGGTGAAAGGGAAAAGTATTGAAG ATTTCTGCTTATCGTGTGGATCTGCACAAATCGAGATCTTCCATCCACTATTTGAAGGGAGTCTGTGCTTGAAATGCAAG gataaTTTCACAGAGACATTATATCGATACGATGAAGATGGATATCAGTCATATTGCACTGTATGCTGTGCTGGGCAGGAAGTCATTCTGTGTGGACATCACAGCTGTTCCCG CTCCTACTGTGTTGACTGTTTGGATATCCTGATTGGTGAAGGCACATTTAATCAACTCAAAGACTTGGACCCTTGGATCTGTTACATGTGTGCACCAGAGAAAAGCTCTGGGGCTTTGAGACCAAGACATGATTGGAGTATTCGTGTCCAGGAATTCTTTGCCGCCAACAACAAAGCCATGGAATTT GAATTACATCGAGTTTACCCATCAATCCCCGCCAAACAGCGACGTCCAATCAGGGTCCTCTCCTTATTTGATGGTATCTCTACAG gATACCTGGTACTAAAGGATCTGGGCTTCAAAGTGGAAGCATATGTTGCATCAGAAATAGATGAGGAGTCTATCACCATCTCAGTGGTGAACCATAGTGGAAAAATCACCCATGTGAACGACGTGCGTGGAATTACCCAGGAGCAC ATTGAAAAATGGGGTCCATTTGACCTTCTTATTGGTGGCAGCCCATGTAACGACTTGTCCATAGTAAATCCAGCACGGAAAGGCTTGTTTG AGGGCACAGGACGGCTTTTCTTTGAGTATTACCGGCTGCTGAACATCATGAAGCCCAAGGACGATGACCCTCGACCGTTCTTCTGGCTTTTTGAGAACGTTGTATTCATGAACACCAGGGACAAAGCTGATATCTGCCGTTTCCTGGAA TGTAACCCGGTGCTTGTTGATGCAGTTAAAGTGAGCCCAGCCCACAGAGCACGGTATTTCTGGGGTAATCTGCCAGGCATGAACAG ACCAATCATCGCCTCCCAAAATGACAAACTGACCCTCCAGGAATGCCTTGAAGTTGGCCGCACTGCTAAG TATGTCAAAGTAAGGACCATCACCACACGCACAAACTCCATTAAGCAGGGAAACAATGACCAGCATTTTCCCGTCTCCATGAATGGAAAGGACGACGGTTTATGGATCACAGAACTGGAGAA GATTTTTGGATTTCCAAAGCATTACACAGATGTGAAGAACATGAATCGCATACAGAGACAGAAGGTGTTGGGTAAATCTTGGAGTGTCCCAGTGATCAGGCATCTCTTTGCTCCACTGAAGGATT